In Xanthomonas sp. SI, the following are encoded in one genomic region:
- the acnB gene encoding bifunctional aconitate hydratase 2/2-methylisocitrate dehydratase: MLEAYRHHVAERAALGIPPLPLSAQQTAEVVELLKQPPAGEEQFLVELLSQRVPAGVDDAAKVKASYLAALAFGSEQCALISPKRATELLGTMLGGYNIHPLIELLDNAELGAVAAEGLKHTLLIFDAFHDVQEKAEAGNAHAKAVLQSWADAEWFTSKPEVPQSLTVSVFKVPGETNTDDLSPAPDATTRPDIPMHALAMLKNKRDGAAFVPEEDGKRGPIQAIAELKAKGHLVAYVGDVVGTGSSRKSATNSVLWWTGEDIPFIPNKRFGGVCLGSKIAPIFYNTMEDAGALPIELDVSQMEHGDVVELRPYDGKALKNGQVIAEFAMKSDVLFDEVRAGGRIPLIVGRGLTAKAREFLGLPASDLFRLPMVPPDTGKGFSLAQKMVGRACGLPEGEGMRPGTYCEPKMTSVGSQDTTGPMTRDELKDLACLGFSADLVMQSFCHTAAYPKPVDVKTHHTLPEFISTRGGVSLRPGDGVIHSWLNRMLLPDTVGTGGDSHTRFPIGISFPAGSGLVAFAAATGVMPLDMPESVLVRFKGEMQPGVTLRDLVNAIPLYAIKDGLLTVAKQGKKNIFSGRILEIEGLPNLKVEQAFELSDASAERSAAGCTVHLDKAPIIEYLTSNITLLRWMIAEGYADARTLGRRIKKMEEWLADPQLLEPDADAEYAAVIEIDLADIHEPIVACPNDPDDVKTLSEVAGAAIDEVFIGSCMTNIGHFRAAAKLLEGKRDIPTRLWVAPPTKMDASELTKEGHYGTFGAAGARMEMPGCSLCMGNQAQAREGATVFSTSTRNFPNRLGRNTNVYLGSAELAAICSRLGRIPTKDEYMADVGVIKTSGEQIYRYMNFDQIQEYQDVADTVAA, encoded by the coding sequence ATGTTGGAAGCCTACCGCCACCACGTCGCAGAGCGCGCCGCGCTCGGTATCCCGCCGCTGCCGCTGAGCGCGCAGCAGACCGCCGAGGTCGTCGAGCTGCTGAAGCAGCCGCCCGCCGGCGAAGAGCAGTTCCTGGTCGAACTGCTGAGCCAGCGCGTGCCCGCCGGCGTCGACGACGCGGCCAAGGTCAAGGCCTCGTACCTGGCCGCGCTCGCCTTCGGCAGCGAGCAGTGCGCGCTGATCTCGCCCAAGCGCGCCACCGAACTGCTGGGCACCATGCTCGGCGGCTACAACATCCACCCGCTGATCGAGCTGCTGGACAACGCCGAACTCGGCGCGGTCGCCGCCGAAGGCCTCAAGCACACGCTGCTGATCTTCGATGCGTTCCACGATGTGCAGGAAAAGGCCGAAGCCGGCAACGCGCACGCCAAGGCGGTGCTGCAGAGCTGGGCCGACGCGGAGTGGTTCACCAGCAAGCCGGAAGTGCCGCAGAGCCTGACCGTCAGCGTGTTCAAGGTGCCGGGCGAGACCAACACCGACGACCTGTCGCCGGCGCCGGACGCGACCACGCGTCCGGACATCCCGATGCACGCGCTGGCGATGCTGAAGAACAAGCGCGACGGCGCCGCGTTCGTGCCGGAAGAAGACGGCAAGCGCGGCCCGATCCAGGCGATCGCCGAGCTCAAGGCCAAGGGCCACCTGGTCGCCTACGTCGGCGACGTGGTCGGTACCGGTTCCTCGCGCAAGTCGGCGACCAATTCGGTGCTGTGGTGGACCGGCGAGGACATCCCGTTCATTCCGAACAAGCGTTTCGGCGGCGTGTGCCTGGGTTCGAAGATCGCGCCGATCTTCTACAACACCATGGAAGACGCCGGCGCGCTGCCGATCGAGCTGGACGTGTCGCAGATGGAGCACGGCGACGTGGTCGAGCTGCGTCCGTACGACGGCAAGGCGCTGAAGAACGGGCAGGTGATCGCCGAGTTCGCGATGAAGTCGGACGTGCTGTTCGACGAAGTGCGCGCCGGCGGCCGCATTCCGCTGATCGTCGGCCGCGGCCTGACCGCCAAGGCGCGCGAGTTCCTGGGCCTGCCGGCCTCGGATCTGTTCCGCCTGCCGATGGTGCCGCCGGATACCGGCAAGGGCTTCTCGCTGGCGCAGAAGATGGTTGGTCGCGCCTGTGGTCTGCCGGAAGGCGAGGGCATGCGCCCGGGCACCTATTGCGAGCCGAAGATGACCTCGGTGGGCTCGCAGGACACCACCGGGCCGATGACCCGCGACGAGCTGAAGGACCTGGCCTGCCTGGGCTTCTCCGCCGACCTGGTGATGCAGTCGTTCTGCCACACCGCCGCGTATCCGAAGCCGGTGGACGTCAAGACCCACCACACCCTGCCTGAGTTCATCTCCACCCGCGGCGGCGTGTCGCTGCGTCCGGGCGATGGCGTGATTCACAGCTGGCTCAACCGCATGCTGCTGCCCGACACCGTCGGCACCGGCGGCGATTCGCACACGCGTTTCCCGATCGGCATTTCGTTCCCGGCCGGCTCCGGCCTGGTCGCGTTCGCCGCCGCCACCGGGGTCATGCCGCTGGACATGCCGGAGAGCGTGCTGGTGCGCTTCAAGGGCGAGATGCAGCCGGGCGTGACCCTGCGCGACCTGGTCAACGCGATCCCGCTGTACGCGATCAAGGATGGCCTGCTGACCGTGGCCAAGCAGGGCAAGAAGAACATCTTCTCCGGCCGCATCCTGGAGATCGAAGGGTTGCCGAACCTGAAGGTGGAGCAGGCGTTCGAATTGTCCGATGCCTCGGCCGAGCGTTCGGCGGCCGGCTGCACTGTGCACCTGGACAAGGCGCCGATCATCGAATACCTGACCAGCAACATCACCCTGCTGCGCTGGATGATCGCCGAGGGCTATGCCGACGCGCGCACCCTGGGCCGCCGCATCAAGAAGATGGAAGAGTGGCTGGCCGATCCGCAGCTGCTCGAGCCCGATGCCGACGCCGAGTACGCCGCGGTGATCGAGATCGATCTGGCCGATATCCATGAGCCGATCGTGGCGTGCCCGAACGACCCGGACGACGTCAAGACGCTGTCCGAAGTCGCCGGCGCGGCGATCGACGAGGTGTTCATCGGCTCGTGCATGACCAACATCGGCCACTTCCGCGCCGCGGCCAAGCTGCTGGAAGGCAAGCGCGACATCCCGACCCGCCTGTGGGTCGCGCCGCCGACCAAGATGGACGCCTCCGAGCTGACCAAGGAAGGCCACTACGGCACCTTCGGTGCGGCCGGCGCGCGCATGGAAATGCCGGGCTGCTCGCTGTGCATGGGCAACCAGGCGCAGGCGCGCGAGGGCGCCACGGTGTTCTCCACCTCCACGCGTAACTTCCCGAACCGCCTGGGCCGCAACACCAACGTGTACCTGGGTTCGGCGGAACTGGCTGCGATCTGTTCGCGTCTGGGCCGCATCCCGACCAAGGACGAGTACATGGCCGACGTGGGCGTGATCAAGACCAGTGGCGAGCAGATCTACCGCTACATGAACTTCGACCAGATCCAGGAATACCAGGACGTGGCCGATACGGTCGCCGCCTGA